The stretch of DNA ACCAGCCGGTGCGACGGGGGCGGCCGGTGGTGGTGCCGAACTCGAAGCCGCGGGCGCGCAGCCACTCGCCCGACGCGTCGAACAGCTCGGTCGGGAAGGGTCCGGCGCCGACGCGGGTCGTGTAGGCCTTGACCACGGCGATGACGCGGTCGATGCGGTTGGGGGCGACTCCCGAGCCGGTGGCGGCGCCGCCGCTCGTCGCGTTCGACGAGGTGACGAACGGGTAGGTGCCGTGGTCGACGTCGAGCATCGTCGCCTGGCCGCCCTCGAAGAGGACGGTCTTGCCGTCCTCGAGTGCGCGGTTCAGCTCGAGCGACGTGTCGGCCACCATGGGGCGCAGGCGATCGGCGTAGCTCAGCAGGTCGTCGACGATCTCGTCGGCCGAGATCGCGCGACGGTTGTAGACCTTCACGAGCAGGTGGTTCTTCTGATCGAGGGCGCCCTCGACCTTCTGGCGGAGGATGCCCTCGTCGAAGATGTCCTGGATGCGGATGCCGACCCGGTTGATCTTGTCGGCATAAGTGGGGCCGATGCCGCGCCCGGTGGTACCGATCTGCCGATTGCCGAGGAACCTCTCCGTCACCTTGTCGATCGTGCGGTGGTAATGGGTGATGACGTGCGCGTTGGCGCTCACCAGCAGACGCGAGACGTCGACACCGCGGGCACTCAGCGCGTCGAGCTCGGAGAACAGGACCTCGATGTCGACGACGACGCCGTTCGCGATCACCGGGGTGACTCCGGGGCTGAGGATGCCCGAGGGCAGCAGGTGCAGCGCGTACTTCTTGTCGCCGACCACGACCGTGTGGCCCGCGTTGTTGCCGCCGTTGAACTTCACGACGTAGTCGACGCGGCTGCCGAGGAGGTCGGTCGCCTTGCCTTTGCCTTCATCGCCCCACTGGGCGCCGATCAGCACGATGGCCGGCATGGGCCTCCCCTTCCGGTCTGGTCCGTGTACACCTGATCTTACCGAGCGCCCACCGACCATCCGTATAACTTGCACACCGCTGTGCAAGTTAGGTGTATCGTTGGCCGGTGCCCGCCTCCTCTCCGCCTCGTCCGCTGCGACGCGACGCCGCCGCGAACCGCGACGCGCTTCTCCTCGCGGCGCGCCGCGTGCTCGCCGCCGATCCCGAGGCGCCGCTCGAGGCGATCGTCGCCGACGCCTCCCTCACGCGTCGAGCCTTCTACGGCCACTTCCCCTCGCGAGACGCGCTGCTCGTCGAGCTCGCCCGCCGCGGGGCCTCCCGCGTGGCCGACGCGGTGCGCGACGTCGAACGCGATGACACCCGCCTCACCATCGCGCTGCTCGCCGCCCGCCTCTGGCGCGAAGTCGCCGATGTGCGTGTACTGACCCAGCGCACCCTGCACGGCCCGCTCGCGGCGGAGATCGCCGAGCCCCTCGCCCCGGTGCGTGCGCTCCTCGTCCGCACCGTCGAGCGCGGCATCGCGAACGGCGAGCTCCGCCGCGACATCCCCGCCGAGACGCTCGCCCGCCTGCTCGAATCGGCCGCCCTCGCGGTGCTGGACGAGGCGGCGACCACCGGCATGGCGAGCGACGACGCCCGGACGCTCGCGATGCGATCGACTCTGTCGACCGCCGGCCTTTCGTGGGCCGAGGCCGCGTCGTTGCTCGAAACGACCCCCGAGCTACAGGAGGATGCGTAACCGATGCGTATCACCGCCGACGAGATCGCGATCGGCAGCGGGATCGCCGCCGCCCTCCCTCCGACCAGCTTCAGCTTCGCCGACGGCGAGCCGATGAGCGTCGCCGTCGACACCGCCGACCGCCCGACCGTGCTCGCCCTCGCGACGACGGGACGGATGCGGCTCGACCGGGGCAGGATGCTGGTCGACGGGCGCGTGCAGGCCTCCGAGCTGCGCCGCGCGAGTGCGATCGTCGACGCCCCGTCCGTCGCGGAACCGTCCGACGCCGTCAGCACCCGGCATGTGGTGCACGAGGAACTCGTGATCTCGGGGCAGCCGAACTCACGCGGCGACGTCGACGCCCTCCTCGACCGCGCGGGCGCTCTCGACTACGCCGACGCCCCCCTCGGCGCCCTCCCCGGGGCGCTGCGCATCCGGCTGCTCGCCGAGTCCGCCGCGTCACGTCCGGGGGTGCGTGCCCTGGTGCTCACCTCGCCGGAACGACACGGCGGCGATCCTCGGGACCTCGCCGGGCTCGTCGCCGAGCTCTCCGACCGCGGCTTCGCCGTGCTCACCCTCACCTCGGCCGTCGCCGCCCGAGCCCTCTCCTGAACCAGCACGACTTAGGAATCGACGGATGACGATCCTCAATCTGATCGGCGCCGAGCTGCGCCGTCTTCTCGCGACCCCGCTCGCTCGCCTCGCGTTCGTGGCGCTGATGATCGTGCCGCTCATCTACGGCGGCCTCTATCTCTGGGCGAACCGCGACCCCTACTCGGCGCTCGACCGGGTGCCTGCCGCGCTCGTCGTCGAAGACACCGGCACCACCGTCGACGGGGAGGCCGTCGACTACGGCGCCGACATCGCCTCGACCGTGGTCGACGGCGGCGACTTCGACTGGACGCAGACCTCGGCCGAGGACGCCGCGGCGGGAGTGCGAAGCGGCGACTACGACTTCAGCATCACGCTGCCCGCCGACTTCTCGCGCGACCTCGCCTCCGCTTCGACCGACGATCCCACGCAGGCGCGGGTGGTGCTCACCACGAGTGATACCAACAGCTACCTCACCAGCACCATCGCGGGTCAGGCGGCGCAGACCATCCGCACCCAGATCGCCGAGCAGGTCGGCGAGGAGGCCGCGGACCGCTTCCTGGTCGGCTTCGCGACGATCCGCGAGGACCTCGGCACGGCGCTCAACGGCGCGACTCGGCTGGCCGACGGTCTGAACCAGAGCGCGGCGGGCGCGTCGACGCTCGCCGACGGCACCGTCGCCCTTTCCGACGGGGCGGCGCAGCTCGCAGGCGGGCTCGACGCGCTCGACGACGCGACGGCCGGACTGCCGGCGAGCGCGAACCAGCTGTCCTCCGGCGCCGCGCAGGTCGCCGCGGGCAATGCGGAGCTGGCGACGCGCGGATCCGCCGTGGCGGCCGCGTCGGCGCAGGCCGCGGCACGGGTGCCGCAGGCGCGCGCCGACCTCGTCGCGCTTCTCGATGCGACGGATCTGACCGCCGACCAGAAGGCCGAGATCCTCGCGGCGGTCGATCCGATCGGAACGGATGTGGAGACCGCGAACGCGGCGATCCAGACGGTGAACGGCCAGCTCGGAGCGCTCGCGGCGGGAAGCACAGCCGTCGCCCAGGGCGCCCGGCAATTGGCGGCGCAGGCGCCCGCACTGGCCGACGGGATCGGCTCCGCCGCGTCCGGCGCCGACGATCTGGCTTCGGGTGCGGCGAGCGCCCGCGATGGCGCGGCACAGCTCTCGACCGGGACCGCTCAGTTGGCAACGGGTGCCGCCGAGCTGCGCGACGGGCTCTCCTCCGGACTCTCGGCGATCCCGGACGCCGACGACGCCACCCGCACCGCGCAGGCGTCGACGATCGGCGACCCGGTCGACCTCGCCACCGACGATCTCGCGAAGGCGACCGATTACGGCGCCGGGCTCGCCCCCTTCTTCCTCAGCCTTGCCGCATGGATCGGGCTCTACGCCCTGTTCCTCATCATCAAGCCGCTCTCGAGGCGCGCGATCACCGCCCTGACCGCGCCGTGGAAGGTCACGCTCGCCGGCTGGTTGACTCCCGGGCTGCTGGGTGTGGTGCAGTCCGCGATGCTCGTCACCCTTGCGGGAGCGGTGCTCGGTTTCGGCATCGTCGAGCCGCTCGGGATGTTCGGCTTCGCCGCACTGGTATCACTCACGTTCGCCGCGATCCTGCTCGCCCTCAACGCCCTGCTCGGGTCGGTGGGCCAGTTCATCGGACTCGTCCTGATGGTCGTGCAGCTGGTCACCGCGGGCGGTACCTTCCCCTGGCAGACGCTGCTCGAACCGCTCGCGTGGCTGCACCGGCTGCTGCCCATGAGCTACTCGGTCGACGGCTTCCGGCACTTGATGTACGGGGGCTCGACGGGCGCGGTCGTCGGCGACATCGCCGTGCTCCTCGGCTGGCTGCTCGTCAGCCTGCTCGCCACCTACCTCACGGCGTCCCGCATGACGCGGTTCCGCACGCTGCGGGACCTGCGCCCGTCGCTGATCGGCTGACCTCCCCTTCTTGCCGGTTCGGCAAGAAGGGGCTGCCGGGCGCCGCGCGATTCGTACTCTGACGTCGGAGGTACGAGATGGACGAGCGGCACGAGCACGGGGCGAGCGGGGCGAGCGGCGAGGCGACGGAGATGTTCGAGCCCGAGGCGTGGGAGCAGCGCTACTCCGGCGACGAGGCGGTGTGGAGCGGCCGTCCGAACCCTCAGCTGGTCGCCGAAGCGGAGAAGCTGGACACGGGCACCGCGCTCGACGTCGGCTGCGGCGAGGGCGGCGACGTCATCTGGCTCGCCGCCCGCGGCTGGCGGGTGACCGGAGCGGACTTCTCGGCCAACGGCTTGGCCCGAGCCGCCCGCAATGCCGAGGCCGCCGGTGTCGCCGACCGCACCGACTGGTGGCAGGTCGACGCTCGCGAGTTCGACGCGGCGGGGCGCTCGTTCGACCTCGTCACGACCCATTTCCTTCATCCGCCGTCGGGCGGGATGGTCGAGGTCACCCGCCGTCTCGCGACCGCCGTCGCGCCCGGCGGACACCTGCTCGTCGTCGGTCACGCCCCGTCAGCGAGCTTCACGGGGCTGAGCGCACGGCACCGCGACGCGATGTTCGTCGCCGAGGATCTACTGCCCGCGCTGCCCGAGGACTTCGAGCCGCTCGTCGTCGAGCAGCGGCTGCGGACCGCCGTGCGCGACGGCGTCAGCATGGACGTCCACGACTCGACCCTGCTCGCCCGGCGTCGCCCCTGACTCCGCGACCGGTCAGGGCGTGGCGTGCTGCACGATCCAGGTGTGCATCACGATCGCGGCCGCGGCGGAGGCGTTGATCGACCGCGTCGACCCGAACTGGCGGATCTCGACGGCCAGGTCCGCGGCCGCCAGCGCCTCGGCGCTGAGCCCTGGCCCCTCCTGGCCGAACAGCAGGACGCACCGCTCGGGCAGTGTCATCGTCTCGATGGGCACCGACCCGGGCAGGTTGTCGACGGCGACGATCGGCAGATCCCTCTCCCGAGCCCAGGCCACGAGATCGTCGATGGTCTCGTGGTGCAGCACGTGCTGGTAGCGGTCGGTGACCATGGCTCCGCGCTTGTTCCACCGCCGCCGACCCACGATGTGCACCGTCTCGGCGAGGAACGCGTTGGCGCTGCGCACGATCGAGCCGATGTTGAGGTCGTGCTGCCAATTCTCGATGGCGACGTGGAACGGGTGCCGGCGGCGATCGAGGTCGGCGACGATCGCCTCCATCGTCCAGTAGCGGTACCGGTCGATCACGTTGCGGGTGTCGCCGTGGGCGAGGAGCTCGCGATCGAAGCGGGGGTCGTCGGGCAGCTCGCCGGGCCAGGGGCCGACTCCGTGCGTGCTCAGCTCGGGGGTTGCGGGCGTGCCGTCGTCGATGCGCTCGCCCTCCACGAGCGTCAGGTTAGCGGAAGCGGACGCACGGCTGAGTCGGGTGCACCGCGTAGCGTTGACGGTATGGCGAGGGAACGTGGTCTTCAGGCTCCGAAGCTGCACCCGCTCCCCGGGTTCGAGCTCGAGGAGGTCGACGGCGACCGGCTCGCCGCCGAGGAGAGCGTCGACCGAGCCCGGCTGCGATTCGGCGCACGCGGTGAGGCCCGACTCGATTTCGCCGCACTGACCGAGTGCGACCTGCCCGAACCGCGTCTCGAGTCGCTGTCCACCCGGGGCGCGCGGTTGAACGAGGTGCGCCTGAGCGACGTCGACATCGTCACCTGGCACAGCCGCGATGCGTCCTGGCGGGACGTCGAGCTCGGACCCGGTCGCGTCGGATCGCTCGATCTGTCCGACGGCGAGGTGCGCGCCGCGACCGTCTCCGGGTTGCGGATCGGCTACATCGACCTCCGCGCGGCGACGCTCTCGGACGTGCTCTTCGAGGGGTGCAGCATCGGCTCGCTCGACCTGCCTTCGGCATCGCTCACTCGAGTGCGTTTCGTGGACTGCACCGTCGATGAGCTCGACCTGCGGATGGCGCAGTGCTCGTCCGTCGATATCCGCGGCCTGACGATCGGCGCCCGATTCGAGATCTCCGGCCGGGCCGGCCGACCACCGCTCGAGGGTCTCTACGCGACGCCCGAGCAGGCGGCCGAACTGGCGCCAGTACTCGCTCGCACGGTAGGCCTCACCCTTCTCTGACGACTGCTCGGGCTACCCATACCGTTCTCGGCATGTGAGCCGCGGGCACGCCTCGGTCGTACGCTGGCGGGACACGACGGCCCGGGAGGTACCGATGCGCGCAGTCTCCGTCTCCGAGTACGGCGGCCCCGACGCCCTTCATCTCGTCGACCGCGGCGAACCGACGCCGGGTCGCGACGAGGTCCTCGTGCGCACCGACGCGACCGGCGTCAACTTCATCGAGACCTACCAGCGCAGCGGCATCTATCGAGTCCCGCTGCCCTTCACCCCCGGCGCTGAAGCGAGCGGAACCGTCATCGCCGCCGGCGACGACGTGACGACCTTCTCCGTCGGAGATCGCATCACCACGGCGGAGGCGCGGGCGACCTACGCCGACGCATTCGTCGTCGAGGCGTCCAAAGCCGTCCGCGTTCCCGACGGCGTCGATGCCGAGACCGCGGCGGCCCTCCCCCTGCAGGGCCTCACCGCGCATTACCTCTCCCGCTCCGTCTTCCGCGCGGGCCCGGAGCATACGGTGCTGCTGCACGCGGGCGCAGGCGGCGTCGGCCTGCTGCTCACCCAGCTGCTGACCGCGGTCGGCGCACGGGTCATCACGACCGTGGGCGACGACGCCAAGGCAGAACTGTCGCGCCAGGCGGGCGCCGACGTCGTCCTCGGATACGACGGCGTCGCCGATCGGGTGCGGTCGCTGACCGACGGGCGCGGCGTCGATGTCGTCTACGACGGCGTCGGTCGTGCGACGTTCGACGACTCCCTCGCCTCGCTCGCGGTGCGGGGAACGATGGTGCTCTTCGGCGCATCGTCGGGCCCGGTGCCTCCGTTCGACCCTCAGCGCCTCAATGCCGGCGGGTCGCTGCTGCTCACCCGCCCGACGATGGGTCACTTCCTCCGCACCCCCGAGGAACGCGCGAGCCGGTATCGCGACCTGTTCGACGCGGTCGCCGGCGGTCGACTGCGCGTGCGAGTCGGCGAGCGCTTCCCGCTCGCGGAGGCATCCCACGCGCACCGCGCCCTCGAGTCGCGGGCGACGACCGGCAAGGTCCTCCTCCTGCCCTGACCGACGCGGCCCAGCGCATAGGAGCCACCCCCGTGCCCATGCCCGCTAGCGTTGACCGGAAGCGGGACCGTTCCCGCCATTCGATGAAGGCGGGAACCGTGGCACGCGAGGACATCGACTGCTGGCTCACCGACATGGACGGCGTGCTGGTTCACGAGAACCGCGCCATCCCCGGTGCGGCCGAACTGCTCGAGCAGTGGTCGAACCAGGGCGCCCCCTTCCTGGTGCTCACCAACAACTCGATCTTCACCCCGCGCGACCTCAGCGCCCGGCTACGCGCCTCGGGTCTGATCGTGCCCGAAGAGGCGATCTGGACCTCCGCACTTGCGACCGCCGACTTCTGCGCGTCGCAGATCCCGGGCGGCAGCGCCTTCGTGATCGGCGAGGCCGGTCTCACGACGGCCATGCACGAGGCCGGCTTCATCATGACCGAGACCGACCCCGACTACGTGGTCGTCGGCGAGACCCGCAACTACTCGTTCGAGGCGATCACCAAGGCGATCCGCCTCATCGGCAACGGCGCGCGCTTCATCGTCACCAACCCCGATGCGACCGGACCGAGCCAGGAGGGTCCGCTGCCGGCCACCGGCGCGATCGCCGCACTCATCGCCAAGGCGACCGGCCGCGACCCGTACGTCGTCGGCAAGCCGAACCCGATGATGTTCCGGTCGGCGATGAACCGCATCGGAGCCCACTCCGAGAACACGGCGATGATCGGCGACCGCATGGACACCGACATCATCGCCGGCATCGAAGCGGGCCTCCACACCATCCTCGTGATGACCGGCATCAGCGACCAGGCCGAGATCGAGCGGTACCCGTTCCGTCCCGACGAGGTCCTCGGTTCCGTCGCCGAACTCGTCCTCGCCACCCCTCAGGAGACCGAGCTCTGACCTCCCAGCGGTACCCTGAGGGGGTATCGGAGGACACCATGAGCGAGCACGACCACGCCGGCCACGGCTATATCCAGAACAAGGACGACTACCTCAAGCGCCTCCGGCGCATCGAGGGTCAGGCGCGCGGTCTGCAGGGCATGGTCGATGACGAGAAGTACTGCATCGACATCCTCACCCAGGTCTCGGCCATGACGAAGGCGCTCGAGTCGGTCGCCCTCGGCCTCCTGGAAGACCATCTCGCGCACTGCGTGAAGGAGGCGGTCGCCGCCGGGGGCGACGAAGCCGACGCGAAGATCGCCGAAGCGTCCGCCGCGATCGCCCGCCTCGTGCGCAGCTAGCGCGGAACCGCGATGCTGCCCGTGATCGCACCGCCGCCGGCGAGCGAGGCGAAGCAGAAGTAGTCGCGGTCGCCGGCCACCCACCGCTGCTCGTTCGCCGGGTACGACGCCTGCAGTTGCACGTCGGGGTAGGCGCCCGCGAGCCCGTAGTCGATGACGCTCGGCGCCGAGCAGAGCAGATTGAGCTGCGCCACGAGGGCCGGTTCGCCCGGGTACGGCGCCGCCGGATCCGCCCCGTAGCTCCCGCGAGCGACCAGCTGCGCCGGATGCGGGACGGCGCAGTCGACCACGGTGAACGTCCGTTCCCACGGAGAGACGTAGGGGTCGATGCACTCGCCGCCGCCGAGCGCATCCCAATCGTGCTCCCCGGGAGCGACCGGTCCGACGATGGCCACGGGCGTGGGGGTCGGAGTCGGAGTGGGGGTCGGTGTCGCCGTCGGCGTGGGAGAGGGCGCCGGCGCGGGCGTCGAGCCGAGGATCGAGCCGAGGAAGAATGCGAGGGCGATGCCGAGCACGGCGATGGCCGCCACCGACACGATGATCACCGTCCGCCGGCGTCGATCCCCCTCGTCGGATGTCGCAGCGGGCGGTTCGGTCTCGTTCGCTCCCGGTTCGGGCGCGAGCGAGCTCTCGGCCGAGGCCGGCCGGTCCGCCTCCCCCGGGTGGGTCACGTCACGCGAGTCCGAGATCGGAGAGATCGATCGCCGCGTAGTACGGGTATCCGGCCGCTTCGATGATCTCCTTCGCGCCCGTCGCGCGGTCGACGACGACGGCGACCCCGGCGATCTCGGCACCGGCAGCGATCAGTGCGTCGATCGCCTTCAGCGGCGACCCGCCGGTGGTGGAGGTGTCTTCGACCACGATGACACGCTTGCCGGCGACGTCGGGCCCTTCGACCTGCTTGCCGCGGCCGTGGTCCTTCGGCTCTTTGCGCACGACGAACGCGTCGTAGGCGAGCCCGCGAGCGGCGCCCTGGTGCAGGATCGACGAGGCGATCGGATCGGCACCCATGGTGAGCCCTCCGACGGCGTCGACCTCGGGGATGTCGACGATCAGGTCGAGCATGACCTGCCCGATGAGCGGGGCGACGCGGTGGTCGAGGCTCACGCGGCGCAGGTCGACGTAGTAGGTCGCCTTCTTGCCGCTGGTGAGCGTGAAATCGCCGTGGAAGACGGCGTCGGACTTGATGAAGTCGATGAGTTCTGCGCGCGCGTCGGTCACGAACGACAAGCCTAGTTCGCCGCCCTGAAATGGAACTCCCCCGTCACGGCGGGGAGCGCGTGACGGGGGAGGGTCGGATCCGAGGAGTGTCGTCTCGGAGGATCAGGCGGCGTCGGTACCCGCGAGGTCGGCCTCGGCCTGCTTCTCCTTGGCCATGCGGCGCAGCAGCGTCGCGACCCAGGGCAGGTAGACGAGGGCGAGCAGGGACACGATGCCGTAGAACAGGTCCGGC from Herbiconiux sp. L3-i23 encodes:
- a CDS encoding adenylosuccinate synthase; protein product: MPAIVLIGAQWGDEGKGKATDLLGSRVDYVVKFNGGNNAGHTVVVGDKKYALHLLPSGILSPGVTPVIANGVVVDIEVLFSELDALSARGVDVSRLLVSANAHVITHYHRTIDKVTERFLGNRQIGTTGRGIGPTYADKINRVGIRIQDIFDEGILRQKVEGALDQKNHLLVKVYNRRAISADEIVDDLLSYADRLRPMVADTSLELNRALEDGKTVLFEGGQATMLDVDHGTYPFVTSSNATSGGAATGSGVAPNRIDRVIAVVKAYTTRVGAGPFPTELFDASGEWLRARGFEFGTTTGRPRRTGWYDAPIARYSARINGVTDFVLTKLDVLTGLEKIPVCVAYDVDGTRVDEVPVSQTDFHHAVPIYEELPGWDEDITGAREFSDLPRAAQEYVLALEEMSGSRMSAIGVGPGRDEIVVRHDLLD
- a CDS encoding TetR/AcrR family transcriptional regulator, whose protein sequence is MPASSPPRPLRRDAAANRDALLLAARRVLAADPEAPLEAIVADASLTRRAFYGHFPSRDALLVELARRGASRVADAVRDVERDDTRLTIALLAARLWREVADVRVLTQRTLHGPLAAEIAEPLAPVRALLVRTVERGIANGELRRDIPAETLARLLESAALAVLDEAATTGMASDDARTLAMRSTLSTAGLSWAEAASLLETTPELQEDA
- a CDS encoding YhgE/Pip family protein — its product is MTILNLIGAELRRLLATPLARLAFVALMIVPLIYGGLYLWANRDPYSALDRVPAALVVEDTGTTVDGEAVDYGADIASTVVDGGDFDWTQTSAEDAAAGVRSGDYDFSITLPADFSRDLASASTDDPTQARVVLTTSDTNSYLTSTIAGQAAQTIRTQIAEQVGEEAADRFLVGFATIREDLGTALNGATRLADGLNQSAAGASTLADGTVALSDGAAQLAGGLDALDDATAGLPASANQLSSGAAQVAAGNAELATRGSAVAAASAQAAARVPQARADLVALLDATDLTADQKAEILAAVDPIGTDVETANAAIQTVNGQLGALAAGSTAVAQGARQLAAQAPALADGIGSAASGADDLASGAASARDGAAQLSTGTAQLATGAAELRDGLSSGLSAIPDADDATRTAQASTIGDPVDLATDDLAKATDYGAGLAPFFLSLAAWIGLYALFLIIKPLSRRAITALTAPWKVTLAGWLTPGLLGVVQSAMLVTLAGAVLGFGIVEPLGMFGFAALVSLTFAAILLALNALLGSVGQFIGLVLMVVQLVTAGGTFPWQTLLEPLAWLHRLLPMSYSVDGFRHLMYGGSTGAVVGDIAVLLGWLLVSLLATYLTASRMTRFRTLRDLRPSLIG
- a CDS encoding bifunctional 2-polyprenyl-6-hydroxyphenol methylase/3-demethylubiquinol 3-O-methyltransferase UbiG — encoded protein: MDERHEHGASGASGEATEMFEPEAWEQRYSGDEAVWSGRPNPQLVAEAEKLDTGTALDVGCGEGGDVIWLAARGWRVTGADFSANGLARAARNAEAAGVADRTDWWQVDAREFDAAGRSFDLVTTHFLHPPSGGMVEVTRRLATAVAPGGHLLVVGHAPSASFTGLSARHRDAMFVAEDLLPALPEDFEPLVVEQRLRTAVRDGVSMDVHDSTLLARRRP
- a CDS encoding TrmH family RNA methyltransferase, encoding MEGERIDDGTPATPELSTHGVGPWPGELPDDPRFDRELLAHGDTRNVIDRYRYWTMEAIVADLDRRRHPFHVAIENWQHDLNIGSIVRSANAFLAETVHIVGRRRWNKRGAMVTDRYQHVLHHETIDDLVAWARERDLPIVAVDNLPGSVPIETMTLPERCVLLFGQEGPGLSAEALAAADLAVEIRQFGSTRSINASAAAAIVMHTWIVQHATP
- a CDS encoding pentapeptide repeat-containing protein, which produces MARERGLQAPKLHPLPGFELEEVDGDRLAAEESVDRARLRFGARGEARLDFAALTECDLPEPRLESLSTRGARLNEVRLSDVDIVTWHSRDASWRDVELGPGRVGSLDLSDGEVRAATVSGLRIGYIDLRAATLSDVLFEGCSIGSLDLPSASLTRVRFVDCTVDELDLRMAQCSSVDIRGLTIGARFEISGRAGRPPLEGLYATPEQAAELAPVLARTVGLTLL
- a CDS encoding quinone oxidoreductase — protein: MRAVSVSEYGGPDALHLVDRGEPTPGRDEVLVRTDATGVNFIETYQRSGIYRVPLPFTPGAEASGTVIAAGDDVTTFSVGDRITTAEARATYADAFVVEASKAVRVPDGVDAETAAALPLQGLTAHYLSRSVFRAGPEHTVLLHAGAGGVGLLLTQLLTAVGARVITTVGDDAKAELSRQAGADVVLGYDGVADRVRSLTDGRGVDVVYDGVGRATFDDSLASLAVRGTMVLFGASSGPVPPFDPQRLNAGGSLLLTRPTMGHFLRTPEERASRYRDLFDAVAGGRLRVRVGERFPLAEASHAHRALESRATTGKVLLLP
- a CDS encoding HAD-IIA family hydrolase, whose product is MAREDIDCWLTDMDGVLVHENRAIPGAAELLEQWSNQGAPFLVLTNNSIFTPRDLSARLRASGLIVPEEAIWTSALATADFCASQIPGGSAFVIGEAGLTTAMHEAGFIMTETDPDYVVVGETRNYSFEAITKAIRLIGNGARFIVTNPDATGPSQEGPLPATGAIAALIAKATGRDPYVVGKPNPMMFRSAMNRIGAHSENTAMIGDRMDTDIIAGIEAGLHTILVMTGISDQAEIERYPFRPDEVLGSVAELVLATPQETEL
- a CDS encoding metal-sensitive transcriptional regulator; translation: MSEHDHAGHGYIQNKDDYLKRLRRIEGQARGLQGMVDDEKYCIDILTQVSAMTKALESVALGLLEDHLAHCVKEAVAAGGDEADAKIAEASAAIARLVRS
- a CDS encoding septum formation family protein, encoding MTHPGEADRPASAESSLAPEPGANETEPPAATSDEGDRRRRTVIIVSVAAIAVLGIALAFFLGSILGSTPAPAPSPTPTATPTPTPTPTPTPVAIVGPVAPGEHDWDALGGGECIDPYVSPWERTFTVVDCAVPHPAQLVARGSYGADPAAPYPGEPALVAQLNLLCSAPSVIDYGLAGAYPDVQLQASYPANEQRWVAGDRDYFCFASLAGGGAITGSIAVPR
- the pyrE gene encoding orotate phosphoribosyltransferase: MTDARAELIDFIKSDAVFHGDFTLTSGKKATYYVDLRRVSLDHRVAPLIGQVMLDLIVDIPEVDAVGGLTMGADPIASSILHQGAARGLAYDAFVVRKEPKDHGRGKQVEGPDVAGKRVIVVEDTSTTGGSPLKAIDALIAAGAEIAGVAVVVDRATGAKEIIEAAGYPYYAAIDLSDLGLA